In Pedobacter heparinus DSM 2366, the following are encoded in one genomic region:
- the hemN gene encoding oxygen-independent coproporphyrinogen III oxidase, protein MNTNIIRQKYHIAAPRYTSYPTVPYWNEDNFNADEWCSAVVGSFDESNQKDGISLYIHLPFCESLCTYCGCNTRITKNHQVEKPYVDTLLKEWQLYLKQFKTKPLIRELHLGGGTPTFFNAQNLEFLIKGILKDAVVHKDAAFSFEAHPANTTTEHLITLNQLGFTRLSLGIQDFDPRVQLIINRVQTVEQVEQISRKARENGYKSLNYDLIYGLPHQSFSGLADTIEEVLRLRPDRIAFYSYAHVPWVKPGQRRYTESDLPAPESKEELYKLGRKLLKEGGYTEIGMDHFTLTTDSLYEADQKGSLHRNFMGYTDQYSRLTIGLGVSAISDSWNAFAQNVKTVETYTDMVNKGLFPVFKGHLLTETDLLIRKHILNIICRGYTSWTLAEEENEALAEGLIRMRWLAQDGLVFLSAGELRVTGFGKRFLRNICMTLDARLWEKQPEKQVFSMAD, encoded by the coding sequence ATGAACACTAATATTATCAGACAAAAATACCATATTGCCGCCCCCCGTTACACCAGTTATCCTACAGTACCTTATTGGAACGAAGATAATTTTAATGCCGATGAATGGTGCAGCGCTGTTGTGGGCTCATTCGATGAAAGCAATCAAAAGGATGGCATCAGCTTATACATCCACCTACCTTTTTGCGAAAGCCTGTGTACCTATTGTGGCTGCAACACCAGGATCACAAAGAACCACCAGGTAGAAAAACCTTATGTCGATACCCTCTTAAAAGAATGGCAGCTTTATTTAAAACAGTTTAAAACCAAACCGCTCATCAGGGAATTACATCTCGGAGGAGGTACACCAACTTTTTTTAATGCCCAAAACCTCGAATTTTTAATTAAGGGTATATTGAAGGATGCTGTTGTGCATAAAGATGCGGCATTTAGCTTTGAAGCGCATCCGGCAAATACAACAACCGAACATCTGATCACCTTAAACCAGCTGGGCTTCACCAGGCTGAGTCTTGGTATCCAGGATTTTGACCCAAGGGTACAACTGATCATCAACAGGGTACAAACGGTAGAGCAGGTAGAACAAATCTCCCGGAAGGCACGCGAAAATGGCTATAAGTCTCTTAATTACGACCTGATCTATGGCTTGCCGCATCAAAGCTTTTCAGGCCTTGCCGATACCATTGAAGAGGTATTGAGGTTAAGACCGGACCGGATTGCCTTCTACAGCTATGCCCATGTGCCCTGGGTTAAACCAGGTCAGCGCCGTTATACAGAAAGTGATTTGCCCGCTCCTGAATCTAAAGAAGAGTTGTATAAGCTGGGCCGCAAACTCCTCAAAGAAGGTGGCTATACTGAAATCGGAATGGACCATTTTACTTTGACAACGGATAGCCTGTACGAAGCGGATCAAAAGGGCAGTCTGCACCGCAATTTTATGGGCTATACAGACCAGTACAGCCGGTTAACCATAGGCCTGGGGGTATCTGCGATCAGCGACAGCTGGAATGCCTTTGCCCAGAATGTAAAGACTGTCGAAACCTATACCGATATGGTAAACAAGGGATTGTTCCCGGTATTTAAAGGGCACCTCTTAACTGAAACGGATCTGCTGATCCGCAAACATATTCTGAACATCATCTGCCGCGGGTATACTTCATGGACTTTGGCAGAAGAAGAAAATGAGGCCCTGGCAGAGGGACTGATCAGAATGCGCTGGCTCGCTCAGGACGGGTTAGTGTTTTTATCGGCCGGTGAATTGCGTGTCACCGGATTTGGTAAACGTTTCCTGAGAAATATATGTATGACGCTGGATGCCCGGTTGTGGGAAAAACAACCTGAAAAGCAGGTATTCAGTATGGCAGATTAA
- a CDS encoding sulfite exporter TauE/SafE family protein, protein MSTEKLAFMIGLLGSVHCIGMCGPLAFAVPSLKKGGLFLVADKLVYQFGRIAAYCTLGVIVGLIGQQIWLAGFQQGISILSGVLIVVAACSRLFKFSLFNTQSSFMLGPFNRAFNYALKHKANHLIIGFINGFLPCGFVYLALAGALNTKGIADAVSYMFWFGLGTLPLMFIATLGLGFTGTVFRKKINRVVPYLMLCIGLWFILRGLSLDIPYVSPPPLQPGISNCK, encoded by the coding sequence ATGAGTACAGAGAAACTTGCCTTTATGATTGGACTGCTGGGCAGTGTGCATTGCATAGGCATGTGTGGTCCGCTGGCTTTTGCTGTTCCTTCTTTAAAAAAGGGCGGCCTTTTCCTGGTAGCGGATAAGCTGGTTTACCAGTTTGGGCGCATTGCAGCTTATTGTACCCTGGGGGTAATTGTTGGACTGATTGGCCAGCAGATCTGGCTGGCCGGCTTTCAGCAGGGCATCAGCATTTTAAGCGGGGTACTGATTGTGGTGGCTGCCTGTTCCAGACTATTTAAGTTCAGTTTGTTCAACACACAATCGTCTTTTATGCTTGGCCCCTTTAACAGGGCTTTTAATTATGCGTTAAAACATAAGGCCAATCACTTGATCATTGGTTTTATCAATGGTTTTTTACCTTGCGGTTTTGTTTACCTGGCCCTTGCGGGAGCATTAAATACCAAGGGCATAGCAGATGCGGTAAGCTATATGTTCTGGTTTGGTTTGGGTACGCTGCCCCTGATGTTCATCGCTACGCTGGGCTTAGGTTTTACCGGTACGGTATTCAGGAAAAAAATTAACCGGGTAGTGCCTTATCTGATGTTGTGTATAGGACTGTGGTTTATACTGAGGGGCCTGTCGCTCGACATTCCTTATGTGAGTCCGCCGCCCCTGCAGCCCGGCATCAGCAACTGTAAATAA
- a CDS encoding heavy metal translocating P-type ATPase: MFEQKTIATDTQCYHCGEDLPSNPYTLDDRNFCCVGCKGVYQLLSAHNLCNYYAYNDVPGQTQKVQTGHFEYLDEPGIVADLIDYTDEKITVITLYVPAVHCSSCIWLLENLHRINPAIVQSRIDFLKKQVAVTFKNQETTLRALVETLAAIGYEPLISLQDVVKKQQTDFSERKLLGKIALAGFCFGNVMLLSFPEYFGLSDLEQQFKSFFGWLNLVFALPVVFYCGRDYFSSAYYNLKNGVLNLDFPLALGIAVMFIRSAAEIINRTGAGFVDTLCGLVFFLLIGKWMQQRTYHHLSFERDYRSYFPVAVTLITAGKEKPIPLNELAPGHRILIRSNEIIPADAILLKGAAEIDFSFVTGESAPVKKVYGEIFYAGGRQLSGAIELEVVKPVSQSYLTRLWNNTAFYTPKDPIKTFSQTASKYFSLVLLLIAFSSAAFWGLAGDTSRAVASFTAVLIIACPCALALSSPFTLAAVLSIFDKNRFYLKSTAVVEELARIDTFVFDKTGTITNPAASGFSFHGRITDEQKQLLNDLASNSGHPLSRELVKVLHKHKVYAVDDYVEKIGRGISGRINGHEVKLGSSAFIGLPLIDSPMRSNIHLMIDAEYLGYVVFEQQWRAGFKDLTFKLGKYADLHLLSGDQDHDKQTLIPFFPNASQLQFRQSPQNKLDYITKLQNQDKKVLMLGDGLNDAGALRQSNVGVAVTDNINNFSPDCDAILDGAAFHKLPQFMKQAKDAVKIIHISFGISLVYNIVGLYFAVQGLLSPLFAAILMPISTVTIILFTSIAARLYARKNKLL, from the coding sequence ATGTTTGAACAGAAGACCATTGCCACCGATACCCAATGCTACCACTGCGGTGAAGATTTACCTTCGAACCCTTATACACTTGATGACAGAAACTTTTGCTGTGTGGGCTGCAAGGGTGTATACCAGCTCCTGTCGGCCCATAACCTGTGCAATTATTATGCCTATAACGATGTACCGGGCCAAACGCAAAAGGTACAGACCGGTCATTTTGAATATCTGGACGAGCCGGGGATTGTGGCTGACCTGATTGATTATACAGATGAAAAAATTACAGTGATCACGCTATATGTTCCTGCGGTACATTGCAGTTCCTGTATCTGGTTACTGGAAAACCTGCACAGGATAAACCCGGCAATTGTACAGTCGAGAATCGACTTTCTGAAAAAACAGGTGGCAGTAACCTTCAAAAATCAGGAAACCACATTGAGGGCCCTGGTTGAAACCCTTGCTGCCATTGGCTATGAGCCGCTGATCAGTTTACAGGATGTGGTAAAAAAGCAGCAGACTGATTTTTCGGAAAGAAAGCTGTTGGGCAAAATTGCCCTTGCAGGTTTTTGTTTCGGCAATGTAATGCTGCTCAGTTTTCCGGAGTATTTTGGACTGTCTGATCTGGAGCAGCAGTTTAAGTCTTTTTTTGGCTGGCTAAACCTGGTCTTTGCCCTGCCAGTAGTATTTTACTGTGGCAGAGATTATTTCAGTTCAGCATATTATAACCTTAAAAACGGGGTTTTGAATCTGGATTTTCCCCTTGCCCTGGGCATTGCTGTCATGTTCATCCGCTCTGCGGCGGAGATCATAAACCGTACAGGCGCAGGATTTGTGGATACTTTATGCGGACTGGTGTTCTTTCTCCTGATTGGAAAATGGATGCAACAGCGCACTTACCATCACCTTTCTTTTGAACGTGACTACCGCTCCTACTTTCCGGTTGCCGTAACCCTGATCACAGCGGGAAAAGAAAAACCTATACCCCTGAATGAGCTGGCCCCGGGCCACAGGATCCTGATCAGGAGCAACGAAATTATCCCGGCAGATGCCATTTTATTGAAGGGTGCGGCCGAGATCGACTTCAGTTTTGTTACCGGAGAGTCTGCACCCGTAAAAAAAGTTTATGGAGAAATATTCTATGCAGGTGGCCGGCAGCTATCGGGTGCCATAGAACTTGAAGTGGTTAAACCCGTTTCGCAGAGCTACCTGACCCGGCTTTGGAACAATACTGCTTTTTATACCCCAAAAGACCCTATTAAAACTTTTAGCCAGACGGCCAGCAAGTATTTCAGCCTGGTATTGTTGCTGATCGCTTTCAGTTCGGCAGCCTTCTGGGGGCTTGCGGGCGATACCAGCCGAGCGGTGGCTTCATTTACAGCAGTACTGATCATTGCCTGTCCCTGTGCACTGGCACTGAGCTCGCCCTTTACCCTTGCAGCCGTATTGAGCATATTTGACAAAAACAGGTTTTACCTGAAAAGTACCGCTGTGGTGGAAGAGCTGGCACGTATAGACACTTTTGTATTTGACAAGACAGGCACCATTACCAATCCGGCAGCCTCGGGATTTAGTTTTCATGGCCGCATTACGGATGAACAGAAACAGTTGCTGAACGACCTGGCCAGCAATTCGGGCCATCCCCTGAGTCGCGAGCTGGTAAAAGTACTGCATAAACACAAAGTTTACGCTGTAGATGACTATGTAGAAAAAATTGGAAGAGGGATTAGCGGACGGATCAATGGACATGAAGTGAAATTGGGAAGTTCCGCTTTTATTGGTTTGCCGCTGATCGACTCTCCGATGCGCAGCAATATACACCTGATGATTGATGCCGAATACCTGGGCTATGTTGTTTTTGAACAGCAATGGCGTGCAGGGTTCAAAGACCTGACTTTTAAGCTTGGAAAATATGCCGACCTGCATCTGTTGTCGGGCGACCAGGACCATGACAAACAGACGCTTATCCCCTTTTTCCCGAATGCAAGTCAGCTGCAGTTCAGACAAAGTCCGCAAAACAAGCTGGATTACATTACAAAGCTCCAAAACCAGGACAAAAAGGTGTTGATGCTGGGAGATGGTTTAAACGATGCCGGCGCATTGAGACAAAGCAATGTGGGTGTGGCAGTTACCGACAACATCAATAATTTCTCCCCGGATTGTGATGCTATACTTGACGGTGCTGCCTTCCACAAGCTTCCTCAGTTTATGAAGCAGGCTAAAGATGCGGTAAAAATTATCCACATCAGCTTTGGGATCTCCCTGGTATACAATATAGTGGGCCTGTACTTTGCGGTGCAGGGACTGCTCTCGCCGCTTTTTGCAGCCATATTGATGCCCATAAGTACCGTAACCATTATTTTATTCACCAGTATAGCGGCAAGGCTGTACGCCCGTAAAAACAAATTGTTATGA
- a CDS encoding cbb3-type cytochrome c oxidase N-terminal domain-containing protein, with the protein MSDILIWALLFVSVSILVVSVLVLKVIKIYIQQSLHPSRLATAEEKEQYRLEQEGLQMEKPEKSSIWTKLLGLKPLSEEKELVMEHEFDGIAELDNPTPAWFMVLFYGTIFFAIAYMVNYHVIGWGKSQEQEYAAELQQAEDEHIAYLQKPGAGTANKINESNVAQSTDKAVLQAGGALFKTACSPCHGEHAEGAVGPNLTDDYWLHGGKVKEIFKTIKYGVPEKGMIAWEKQLKPKQISDIASYILSLKGSNPAGAKAPQGKKEE; encoded by the coding sequence ATGAGTGATATTTTAATTTGGGCCTTACTGTTTGTTTCGGTAAGTATACTGGTGGTTTCGGTACTGGTTTTGAAGGTAATCAAAATCTATATACAGCAAAGTTTACACCCCTCCCGCCTGGCAACAGCTGAGGAAAAAGAGCAGTACAGACTGGAGCAGGAAGGCCTACAAATGGAAAAGCCGGAGAAAAGCAGTATCTGGACAAAATTACTTGGTCTGAAGCCCCTCTCAGAAGAAAAAGAACTGGTGATGGAGCATGAGTTTGACGGCATAGCCGAACTGGACAACCCTACCCCTGCCTGGTTTATGGTGCTGTTTTATGGAACCATCTTTTTTGCCATTGCCTATATGGTCAATTACCATGTAATTGGCTGGGGCAAATCGCAGGAGCAGGAATATGCAGCCGAACTGCAGCAGGCTGAAGATGAACACATTGCTTATCTACAGAAACCCGGCGCCGGTACTGCCAATAAAATTAACGAGAGCAATGTAGCGCAAAGTACCGATAAAGCGGTGCTGCAGGCTGGCGGGGCACTGTTCAAAACAGCATGCAGCCCCTGCCATGGCGAACATGCAGAAGGCGCTGTTGGGCCAAACCTTACGGACGATTACTGGCTGCATGGCGGGAAGGTGAAGGAAATTTTTAAGACCATTAAATACGGTGTACCGGAAAAAGGGATGATAGCCTGGGAGAAGCAGCTGAAACCCAAACAGATCTCGGACATTGCCAGTTACATATTGTCACTGAAAGGCAGTAACCCGGCAGGTGCAAAAGCACCTCAGGGCAAAAAAGAAGAATAA
- the ccoS gene encoding cbb3-type cytochrome oxidase assembly protein CcoS produces MNMIYFLIGCSILLALVFLAAFFWASKTGQHDDTYTPGVRILFDDEPVEIKKAEKPDEDHF; encoded by the coding sequence ATGAACATGATCTACTTTCTGATTGGCTGCAGCATTTTACTGGCACTTGTATTTCTGGCAGCTTTTTTTTGGGCCAGCAAGACCGGGCAGCATGACGACACCTATACACCTGGTGTGCGCATCCTTTTTGATGACGAACCGGTAGAGATCAAAAAAGCGGAAAAACCTGATGAAGATCACTTTTAA
- a CDS encoding lactate dehydrogenase has translation MKVVAYSIKSFEKEPLAIANHKKHEITLISNVLSTDTVSYAAGKEAVIVFEDDIVSADVIGKLADLGVKYIATRSVSTAHIDQDAAAKRAMRIASVPVTALHRLSNSELPMALAEETIINLDKWQQKRCLGQACVCSKACDKVKPTASAHHSAHTHEH, from the coding sequence ATGAAAGTAGTTGCGTACAGTATAAAGTCATTCGAAAAAGAACCCCTGGCAATTGCCAATCATAAAAAACACGAGATCACGCTGATCTCTAATGTGCTCAGTACCGATACCGTAAGTTATGCTGCAGGAAAGGAAGCTGTAATTGTGTTTGAAGATGACATCGTCTCTGCAGATGTCATCGGCAAACTGGCCGATCTGGGGGTAAAATACATTGCCACACGTTCTGTTTCAACGGCGCATATAGACCAGGATGCAGCAGCCAAAAGGGCCATGCGCATTGCCAGTGTGCCGGTTACTGCACTTCATAGGCTTAGTAATTCCGAATTGCCGATGGCATTGGCAGAAGAAACCATTATAAATCTTGATAAATGGCAGCAAAAACGCTGTCTGGGCCAGGCTTGCGTTTGTTCAAAAGCCTGCGATAAAGTTAAACCAACTGCTTCTGCTCATCATAGCGCTCATACCCATGAACACTAA
- the ccoN gene encoding cytochrome-c oxidase, cbb3-type subunit I yields MTEKFYYDNKIVRNFAIATIAWGIIGMTVGLLIAMQLFKPALNMGSQYTTFGRIRPLHTNAVIFAFVGNAIFMGVYYSLQRLLKARMFSDVLSKIHFWGWQLIIISAVITLPLGLTSSHEYAELEWPIDIAITLIWVVFGVNMFGTIIKRREKHMYVAIWFYIATFVTVAVLHIVNSFELPVSAFKSYYLYAGVQDALVQWWYGHNAVAFFLTTPYLGMMYYFLPKMAQRPIYSYKLSILHFWSLIFIYIWAGPHHLLYTSLPGWAQSLGVAFSVMLIAPSWGGMINGLLTLRGAWDKVREDATLKFMVVGITAYGMATFEGPMLALKQINAIAHYTDWIVAHVHVGALGWNGFLTFGILYWLIPRIYRTSLYSKKLASFHFWIGTLGIIFYAVPLYFAGFTQGLMWKEFTEEGMLRYPNFLETVLQILPMYVLRAIGGGLYLIGVIVMTYNLIKTVGTGKLLANEPAEAPALPENYQPQGSDKKLHRMLERKPMVFLVLSLVVILIGGMVEMMPTFTIKSNIPTISSVKPYTPLELQGRDLYIKEGCVSCHSQMIRPFRSETERYGEYSKAGEFVYDHPHLWGSKRTGPDLQREGGKYGNAWHFNHMMDPQTMSPGSIMPPYEWLVTQSLDTSTTRSKINAMRTLGVPYEAGYENRANRDLDAQARAIADDLQKNNIKVKSDKEIIALIAYLQRLGTDIKAK; encoded by the coding sequence ATGACTGAAAAATTTTACTACGACAACAAGATCGTCAGAAACTTTGCCATCGCCACCATAGCATGGGGCATTATCGGCATGACGGTAGGATTGCTCATTGCCATGCAGTTGTTTAAGCCTGCGTTAAATATGGGATCACAGTACACTACGTTTGGGCGTATCCGTCCGCTGCACACCAACGCGGTCATTTTCGCCTTTGTAGGAAATGCCATATTTATGGGCGTTTATTATTCTTTACAGCGATTGCTGAAAGCGCGCATGTTTAGTGATGTGCTCAGTAAAATACATTTCTGGGGCTGGCAGCTCATCATTATTTCGGCTGTAATTACACTTCCCTTGGGTTTAACCTCCTCACATGAATATGCCGAACTGGAATGGCCCATAGACATTGCGATTACCCTGATATGGGTGGTATTTGGCGTAAATATGTTCGGAACCATTATTAAGCGCCGCGAAAAACACATGTATGTGGCCATCTGGTTTTACATTGCCACCTTTGTTACCGTAGCTGTACTGCACATTGTAAACTCATTTGAGCTGCCTGTATCGGCTTTTAAAAGCTATTACCTGTATGCAGGTGTACAGGATGCACTGGTACAATGGTGGTATGGCCACAATGCTGTTGCTTTCTTTTTAACTACACCCTACCTGGGCATGATGTATTATTTCCTGCCTAAAATGGCCCAAAGGCCGATATATTCCTATAAACTGAGTATCCTGCATTTCTGGTCGCTCATTTTCATTTACATCTGGGCCGGTCCGCACCACCTGTTGTATACTTCCCTTCCGGGCTGGGCACAATCGCTGGGTGTGGCCTTTTCTGTTATGCTCATTGCACCAAGCTGGGGCGGGATGATCAATGGCCTGCTTACCCTGCGTGGTGCATGGGACAAGGTACGGGAAGACGCGACGCTCAAATTTATGGTAGTGGGCATAACCGCTTATGGTATGGCTACTTTTGAAGGTCCGATGCTGGCCTTAAAACAGATCAATGCCATTGCACATTATACCGACTGGATTGTTGCGCATGTACATGTTGGCGCACTGGGCTGGAATGGCTTTCTTACCTTCGGCATTTTGTACTGGCTGATCCCAAGGATCTACCGGACTTCCCTGTATTCCAAAAAGCTGGCTTCCTTCCATTTCTGGATCGGTACGCTGGGCATTATTTTTTATGCCGTGCCCCTGTATTTTGCCGGGTTTACACAAGGACTGATGTGGAAAGAGTTTACAGAAGAAGGTATGCTGAGGTACCCAAATTTTCTGGAAACCGTACTGCAGATCTTGCCGATGTACGTATTGAGGGCCATAGGTGGCGGTTTATACCTGATTGGTGTGATTGTGATGACCTATAACCTGATCAAAACGGTAGGTACAGGTAAACTGCTGGCCAATGAACCGGCCGAGGCCCCTGCCCTGCCCGAAAACTACCAGCCGCAGGGCTCTGACAAAAAACTGCACCGTATGCTGGAGCGCAAACCAATGGTATTTTTAGTGCTTTCGCTGGTTGTGATCCTGATTGGAGGTATGGTAGAAATGATGCCCACTTTTACCATCAAATCCAATATCCCTACCATCAGCAGTGTAAAACCTTATACCCCACTTGAATTACAGGGCAGGGACCTTTACATCAAAGAAGGCTGTGTAAGCTGCCATTCGCAGATGATCCGTCCTTTCCGTTCAGAAACAGAACGGTATGGGGAGTACAGCAAGGCCGGGGAATTTGTGTACGACCACCCGCATTTATGGGGTTCCAAACGCACGGGCCCTGATTTGCAGCGTGAGGGTGGAAAATACGGAAATGCATGGCATTTTAACCACATGATGGACCCGCAGACCATGTCGCCCGGCAGTATCATGCCGCCATACGAATGGCTGGTAACCCAAAGCCTGGATACGAGCACTACCCGCAGCAAGATCAATGCCATGCGGACATTGGGTGTGCCTTACGAAGCCGGCTATGAAAACAGGGCGAACCGGGACCTGGACGCACAGGCCAGGGCAATTGCAGATGACCTGCAGAAAAACAACATCAAAGTAAAGAGCGATAAGGAGATCATTGCCCTGATTGCCTATTTACAGCGATTGGGAACAGACATTAAAGCAAAGTAA
- the ccoG gene encoding cytochrome c oxidase accessory protein CcoG: MSQAPSHFRDQISTLTDDGKKRKWIYPRVVKGKLYQYRSWLSYFFLALLFAAPFLKLNGEQLVLLNVLERKFVFFGVVFWPHDFYLFVLALLTFMVFIVVFTVVFGRVFCGWACPQTIFLEMVFRKIEIWIEGDQLKRKKLDDDPLTREKLFKKALKHSIYLCISFFIANIFLAYLIGSAALIKIMTEPVALHLSGFISICVFTLVFYLVFSKMRELVCTVACPYGRLQGVLLDNQSIIVAYDDLRGEPRAKRVKEQENQNGDCIDCKLCVDVCPTGIDIRNGTQMECVNCTACIDACDMVMEKIGRPARLIGFKSEEEIRSKKPFQVNRRIYAYAVVLFILTGVLSYLLVTRSAVKTTILRAGGTLYQLRDKDKTVSNLYNAELINKTNTTIRFNLLADRPGAKIQYIQQQDSIVYGGVVKLTFFVILPQKEIDQYKSEMVFKLVSEDGKVLDRFETTFIAPPNN, translated from the coding sequence ATGTCGCAGGCCCCCAGTCATTTCAGAGACCAGATCTCCACCTTAACGGACGATGGAAAAAAGCGCAAATGGATCTATCCACGTGTTGTTAAGGGAAAATTATACCAATACAGATCATGGCTCAGTTACTTTTTTCTGGCCCTGCTGTTTGCTGCCCCATTTTTAAAGCTGAACGGGGAGCAACTGGTATTGCTAAATGTGCTGGAGCGGAAATTTGTGTTTTTCGGAGTGGTTTTCTGGCCCCATGATTTTTACCTGTTTGTGCTGGCCCTGCTGACCTTTATGGTATTTATTGTGGTGTTTACGGTGGTATTTGGCCGTGTATTTTGCGGCTGGGCCTGTCCGCAGACCATATTTCTGGAAATGGTGTTCCGCAAAATTGAGATCTGGATAGAGGGCGACCAGCTGAAGCGAAAAAAGCTGGATGATGATCCGCTTACGCGGGAAAAACTTTTTAAAAAGGCCTTAAAACATAGCATCTACCTCTGTATTTCCTTCTTTATTGCCAATATCTTCCTGGCTTACCTGATCGGTTCGGCTGCACTGATAAAGATCATGACAGAACCGGTTGCTTTACACCTTTCGGGCTTTATTTCCATTTGCGTTTTTACCCTGGTGTTTTACCTGGTATTTTCGAAAATGCGGGAACTGGTATGTACCGTTGCCTGTCCCTATGGCCGCTTACAAGGTGTATTGCTGGACAACCAGAGCATTATTGTGGCTTATGACGATCTGCGTGGGGAACCCAGGGCAAAGCGGGTAAAAGAACAGGAAAACCAGAACGGGGATTGTATAGACTGTAAGTTATGTGTGGATGTTTGCCCTACAGGAATAGACATCCGCAATGGTACGCAAATGGAATGTGTGAACTGTACGGCCTGTATTGACGCCTGCGATATGGTGATGGAGAAGATTGGCCGTCCTGCCAGGCTGATCGGCTTTAAATCAGAAGAAGAGATCCGCAGCAAAAAGCCCTTTCAGGTCAACAGACGCATTTATGCTTATGCTGTTGTTTTATTCATCTTAACCGGCGTCTTGTCTTACTTGCTGGTTACACGAAGCGCTGTAAAAACTACGATCTTAAGGGCCGGAGGAACACTGTACCAGCTAAGAGATAAAGACAAGACCGTAAGCAATTTATACAATGCAGAGCTGATCAATAAAACCAATACCACCATCCGCTTTAACCTGCTCGCTGATCGTCCTGGTGCTAAAATCCAGTACATTCAGCAACAGGACAGTATTGTTTACGGAGGTGTAGTGAAGCTGACTTTTTTTGTCATTTTACCACAAAAAGAAATTGATCAATATAAATCAGAAATGGTGTTTAAACTGGTATCAGAGGATGGTAAGGTATTGGACCGCTTTGAAACCACCTTTATTGCACCACCAAACAATTAA
- a CDS encoding FixH family protein, whose translation MNWGTKLVIGMLCFMSFIIVLGILMFNSKDDALVDKDYYEKGLEYDKDYNRKEQVKTDDAAPEITVLSDEMRITFKAAAQGELKLIRNSDQRMDKKTAIKTDGANQVKLSLKGISKGRWKIILSWMTDGKAYLNEQEITVL comes from the coding sequence ATGAACTGGGGAACAAAATTAGTGATCGGGATGCTTTGCTTTATGAGTTTTATTATAGTGCTGGGTATCCTGATGTTTAACAGCAAAGACGATGCGCTGGTAGATAAGGACTATTATGAAAAAGGGCTGGAATACGATAAAGATTACAACCGCAAGGAACAGGTAAAAACAGATGATGCAGCACCGGAGATCACCGTACTGTCAGATGAAATGCGGATCACTTTTAAGGCAGCTGCGCAAGGTGAACTGAAACTGATCAGGAATTCCGATCAGCGGATGGATAAAAAGACAGCCATAAAAACAGATGGGGCTAACCAGGTAAAACTATCCTTGAAAGGAATAAGCAAAGGCCGCTGGAAAATTATATTGAGCTGGATGACGGATGGCAAGGCCTATTTAAATGAACAGGAAATTACGGTGTTATGA